From the unidentified bacterial endosymbiont genome, one window contains:
- a CDS encoding RHS domain-containing protein — translation MLTRLVEKLVDKGGYRPLTWRYRWDARSQLTGLETPEGERREYKYDPFGRRISKRCTSRDKPGTDFHWNGDQLTEEIPVNTDGTPDEENATRWIYEPGSFTPLARYKKGQLHYTITDMVGRIQELLTEDGTIVWRGKQQLWGREEGRNKEDLGCVP, via the coding sequence ATGTTAACCCGTCTGGTGGAGAAGCTGGTCGATAAAGGCGGTTACCGTCCGCTCACGTGGCGCTACCGCTGGGATGCCAGAAGCCAGCTAACCGGACTGGAAACACCGGAAGGCGAACGCCGGGAGTATAAATATGACCCGTTCGGCAGGCGAATCAGCAAGCGCTGCACCAGCCGGGATAAGCCTGGAACGGACTTTCACTGGAACGGCGACCAGTTGACAGAAGAAATCCCGGTTAACACCGATGGCACGCCGGATGAAGAAAATGCCACTCGCTGGATATATGAACCGGGCAGCTTCACGCCGCTGGCGCGCTATAAGAAAGGACAGCTGCATTATACCATCACGGATATGGTCGGGCGTATTCAGGAGTTGCTGACGGAAGACGGCACGATTGTCTGGCGGGGTAAGCAGCAGCTCTGGGGCCGGGAAGAAGGCCGGAACAAGGAAGATCTAGGCTGTGTCCCTTAA